In Helicobacter mastomyrinus, a single genomic region encodes these proteins:
- the lptB gene encoding LPS export ABC transporter ATP-binding protein, whose protein sequence is MNKLSAQNLSKHIKKTKIVQDISLEVNSGEVVGLLGPNGAGKTTTFYMICGLLHPSAGKVLLNHTDITNLPLHQRSNLGIGYLPQESSIFKDLSVEENLILAAEISIKGVKNRQIKIENMLAEFNIEPIRARKGISLSGGERRRVEIARALVKDPKFILLDEPFAGVDPRAVSDIQNIILKLTELGIGVLITDHNVRETLSVCSRTYVIKGGALLASGNAEEIYANELVKKYYLGEHFKV, encoded by the coding sequence ATGAATAAATTATCAGCACAAAATCTAAGCAAACATATTAAAAAAACTAAAATTGTGCAAGATATTTCTTTGGAAGTTAATAGTGGCGAGGTTGTGGGGCTTTTAGGTCCTAATGGTGCAGGGAAAACAACTACATTTTATATGATATGTGGGCTTTTGCACCCAAGTGCGGGTAAAGTTTTGCTTAATCACACAGACATTACCAATCTCCCCTTACACCAACGCTCTAATCTAGGTATAGGCTATCTCCCACAAGAATCAAGTATTTTTAAAGATTTAAGTGTGGAAGAAAACCTTATTTTAGCTGCTGAAATTAGCATTAAAGGTGTGAAAAATAGGCAAATAAAAATTGAAAATATGCTCGCAGAATTTAATATCGAGCCTATCCGCGCCAGAAAAGGCATAAGTCTAAGTGGTGGAGAGAGAAGACGTGTAGAAATTGCTCGTGCTTTAGTCAAAGACCCAAAATTTATTTTGCTTGATGAGCCTTTTGCAGGAGTAGATCCCCGCGCAGTAAGTGATATACAAAATATTATTCTAAAGCTCACTGAACTTGGCATAGGGGTGCTTATCACCGACCATAATGTGCGTGAAACACTCTCTGTCTGTTCTCGCACTTATGTTATTAAAGGTGGTGCGTTATTAGCAAGTGGCAATGCAGAGGAAATTTATGCGAATGAATTAGTGAAAAAATATTATCTAGGAGAGCATTTCAAAGTATGA
- a CDS encoding RNA polymerase factor sigma-54, which translates to MSVGGRLKNKPNVKTRLSTTLKSWLPILQSGLTELEETLNNVVEENPYANVQSQITHSLQGKNRRVSQNHTPTSNDNFESTHISEKSLYEVLEEQIDSVLFPTEISRKIAFKILENLNDEGYLDVAVGEIAIDLGIDEYEVERIRQRFAYLEPYGVGAKDIIESFLFQLDNTDLEGESYELARSIIRDLHCHNKYKNHSSYNEVMKTIKTFKNPPAIEFGARESEVIPDIFIFERTKSDSLKNTAYELEVSINDSYYPKILIEENIKSTKDKAGAEFLKTKLKEAKDLVDALDMRKATILKIAIALRENQYDFFMGGEIRPMKLKDIAQDLGYAPSTISRAIANKYLECDRGIFPIKSFFTAAIDGDTSNASIKDFILNLVKNEDRKKPLSDLKILKMVEEKFELKMVRRTITKYRQQLDIASSNERKRLYEMSV; encoded by the coding sequence ATGAGTGTAGGTGGTAGGCTAAAAAATAAACCCAATGTTAAAACACGGCTTTCTACAACGCTGAAAAGTTGGCTACCTATCTTACAAAGTGGGCTAACAGAACTTGAAGAGACTTTAAACAATGTAGTGGAAGAAAATCCTTATGCCAATGTGCAAAGCCAAATAACACATAGCTTGCAAGGCAAAAATCGCCGAGTATCTCAAAACCATACGCCTACTTCAAATGATAATTTTGAATCTACCCATATTAGTGAAAAAAGCCTTTATGAGGTGCTTGAGGAACAAATTGATTCTGTGCTTTTTCCCACAGAAATTTCACGTAAAATTGCCTTTAAAATTCTTGAAAATCTCAATGATGAGGGCTATTTAGACGTAGCTGTGGGTGAGATTGCCATAGATTTGGGCATAGATGAATATGAGGTTGAGCGCATAAGACAGAGGTTTGCCTATCTAGAACCTTATGGTGTGGGAGCGAAGGATATTATAGAATCCTTTCTCTTTCAACTTGATAACACCGATTTAGAAGGGGAGAGCTATGAGTTGGCTCGATCTATCATACGTGATTTACACTGCCATAATAAATATAAGAATCACAGCTCCTATAATGAAGTGATGAAAACAATTAAGACTTTTAAAAATCCCCCTGCTATTGAATTTGGCGCAAGAGAAAGCGAAGTAATACCTGATATTTTCATTTTTGAGCGCACCAAAAGTGATAGTCTTAAAAATACTGCCTATGAGCTTGAAGTTTCCATCAATGATAGCTACTATCCTAAGATTCTTATTGAAGAAAATATTAAAAGCACAAAAGATAAAGCGGGTGCGGAGTTTTTGAAAACAAAGCTTAAGGAAGCAAAAGATTTAGTCGATGCGCTCGATATGCGCAAGGCTACGATTCTTAAAATCGCTATTGCTTTGAGGGAAAATCAATATGATTTTTTTATGGGTGGGGAGATTCGCCCTATGAAGCTAAAAGATATAGCCCAAGACTTAGGCTATGCCCCTAGCACGATCTCACGTGCGATTGCAAACAAATATCTTGAATGCGATAGGGGGATTTTCCCTATCAAAAGCTTCTTTACTGCAGCTATTGATGGGGATACTTCTAATGCATCTATTAAGGATTTCATTTTAAATCTTGTCAAAAATGAAGATAGAAAAAAGCCTTTAAGTGATTTGAAGATTCTTAAAATGGTAGAGGAAAAGTTTGAGCTTAAAATGGTGCGGCGCACGATTACTAAATACCGCCAGCAGCTTGATATAGCAAGCTCTAATGAACGCAAAAGACTCTATGAAATGAGTGTATAA
- a CDS encoding NAD(P)/FAD-dependent oxidoreductase: protein MKPKILILGGGYGGLRTAITLQQNLKDEAEVTLISKHDYHYQTTLLHKVAIGTLSARKARIYIRKVLDLDKVHFIKDKILSFEPEKKRVIGNGGAYEYDYLVIGLGFRPDDFGIKGVKKYAHKLSSLNAALKLDKLIEYRFKEYCHTKNANDLSVIVCGTGFTGIEFAAELASRLDELCLISGIPRDVPKVTCIGRSERILPMFSKKASALAQKKLEAFGVEVICNGEVQECLEDGVIIKHNGKSKHIEGNTILWSAGVKGNDSLEKSCFETKKGRIKVDSYLRCPQYENIYVVGDCALFASRDVIHAPTAQLSAQMGDYVGKSLLKILRKQEQKKTFRFKHRGTVCSIGHTDGVGVVYKKHINGELAAFLKNFIENKWLFSIGGAKLVYKNGQFRYRTSN, encoded by the coding sequence ATGAAACCCAAAATTCTAATTCTTGGTGGGGGATATGGGGGCTTACGCACAGCCATTACGCTACAGCAGAATCTTAAAGATGAGGCAGAGGTTACACTCATTAGTAAACACGACTATCACTACCAAACGACACTTTTGCATAAAGTAGCCATTGGCACATTGAGCGCACGTAAAGCGAGAATCTACATTCGCAAGGTGCTCGATTTAGACAAAGTGCATTTTATAAAAGATAAGATTCTCTCCTTTGAACCAGAAAAAAAGCGTGTTATTGGTAATGGCGGAGCGTATGAATACGATTATTTGGTAATAGGGCTTGGTTTTAGACCCGATGATTTTGGCATTAAAGGGGTGAAAAAATACGCTCATAAGCTTTCATCTCTCAATGCTGCATTAAAGCTTGATAAACTCATTGAATATCGTTTCAAAGAATATTGCCACACAAAGAATGCAAATGATTTAAGTGTGATTGTGTGTGGAACAGGATTCACAGGCATTGAATTTGCCGCAGAGCTTGCCTCTAGGCTTGATGAACTATGTTTAATTAGCGGGATTCCACGTGATGTGCCTAAGGTTACCTGTATTGGCAGGAGTGAGCGAATCCTGCCAATGTTTAGCAAAAAGGCAAGTGCCTTGGCACAAAAGAAGCTTGAAGCCTTTGGTGTGGAGGTAATATGCAATGGAGAAGTACAAGAATGCCTCGAGGATGGCGTGATAATCAAACATAATGGAAAAAGCAAACATATTGAGGGCAATACGATTTTATGGAGCGCTGGAGTAAAAGGCAATGATAGCCTTGAGAAATCCTGCTTTGAAACCAAAAAGGGACGTATAAAAGTGGATAGCTATCTACGATGTCCACAATATGAAAATATCTATGTGGTGGGGGATTGTGCTTTATTTGCCTCACGTGATGTAATCCACGCTCCTACTGCACAACTTTCCGCACAAATGGGCGATTATGTCGGCAAAAGTTTATTAAAAATACTCCGCAAGCAAGAACAAAAAAAGACCTTTCGCTTTAAACATCGTGGCACTGTGTGTTCTATCGGGCATACTGATGGCGTGGGTGTGGTGTATAAAAAGCATATCAACGGTGAACTGGCAGCGTTTTTGAAAAACTTTATTGAAAATAAATGGCTTTTTAGCATTGGTGGTGCAAAACTTGTCTACAAAAACGGACAATTCCGCTATCGCACGAGTAATTAA
- the purM gene encoding phosphoribosylformylglycinamidine cyclo-ligase, with the protein MISYKDSGVDIDAGNALVEGLKPLVKSTFDTNVIGGIGSFAGAYALPSGYKNPVILGATDGVGTKLRLAIDSRRLSSVGIDLVAMCVNDLICNFATPMFFLDYYATSKLCSKDALAVISGIVEGCKIAQCALIGGESAEMPGMYAKDDFDLAGFAVGIAEKEDVQTQCIKAGDVLIALPSSGLHSNGYSLVRKVLFEKLQMSLEADFEGQPLLDILLTPTRIYVPLFKAIYQSTLRLYLHGLAHITGGGIVENLPRILPNGLGAKIDSKAMKIPSIFMLLSRYVEKDEMYRTFNMGTGMILAVDKAKSDEMLQFVHPFDGYIIGEVCAQSGVHFI; encoded by the coding sequence ATGATAAGCTATAAAGATTCTGGTGTGGATATTGATGCAGGAAATGCACTTGTGGAGGGTTTAAAGCCACTTGTGAAATCAACCTTTGATACTAATGTAATCGGCGGGATAGGCTCTTTTGCCGGGGCATACGCTTTGCCTAGTGGATATAAAAATCCTGTGATTTTGGGTGCGACTGATGGTGTTGGCACAAAGCTTCGCCTTGCTATTGATAGCCGTAGACTTTCTAGCGTTGGCATTGATTTGGTGGCAATGTGCGTAAATGACTTGATTTGCAATTTTGCCACACCAATGTTTTTCTTGGATTATTATGCTACGAGTAAATTATGCTCAAAAGATGCGCTTGCAGTTATTAGCGGGATTGTTGAGGGCTGTAAAATAGCCCAATGTGCCCTCATTGGCGGAGAGAGTGCAGAAATGCCCGGTATGTATGCCAAAGATGATTTTGATTTAGCTGGATTTGCCGTAGGGATTGCAGAAAAAGAAGATGTGCAAACCCAATGTATCAAAGCAGGAGATGTGCTTATCGCCTTACCAAGTAGTGGACTGCATAGTAATGGCTATTCTTTAGTGAGAAAGGTGCTTTTTGAGAAATTGCAAATGTCTCTTGAGGCAGATTTTGAGGGACAGCCTTTACTTGATATATTGCTTACTCCTACACGCATTTATGTGCCGCTTTTTAAGGCAATCTATCAATCTACTTTGCGTCTATATTTGCACGGATTAGCGCATATCACCGGTGGAGGCATTGTGGAGAATCTACCTCGTATATTGCCTAATGGGCTTGGTGCCAAAATAGATTCAAAAGCGATGAAAATCCCATCTATTTTTATGCTTCTTAGCCGATATGTAGAAAAAGATGAAATGTATCGCACTTTCAATATGGGAACTGGTATGATTCTTGCTGTCGATAAGGCTAAAAGCGATGAAATGCTGCAGTTTGTCCATCCTTTTGATGGGTATATTATTGGCGAAGTGTGTGCGCAAAGCGGTGTGCATTTCATATAA
- a CDS encoding SH3 domain-containing protein, with amino-acid sequence MNTRTFFKIYSFPFLIVLIGLAIYASIIIFMDQGNLILSRPNHSHELTTLEHIAHLDKSDDKKNTNPNNVSLPATTIDNNHNTENVEDKGIASQPTPIENPISPPKQSHQDSIYYAQYRINIRNMPSSEGMVISRASVGEALEVLDWQEQWSKVRKQSGVEGYVASRLLTKQENLEGKVYIVSSTTLNVRLKPDTQAAIIGRLKYHTRIAVLETQGEWAKIQLPNKQYGYISTNFIAKE; translated from the coding sequence TTGAACACACGAACTTTTTTTAAAATCTATTCATTTCCATTCCTTATCGTCCTCATTGGACTTGCTATATATGCTAGTATTATTATTTTTATGGATCAAGGAAATCTCATTCTCTCTCGTCCCAACCATTCCCACGAACTCACGACTTTAGAGCATATAGCACATTTAGACAAAAGTGATGATAAAAAAAACACAAATCCTAATAATGTATCCTTACCCGCTACAACTATTGACAATAACCATAATACAGAAAATGTAGAGGATAAGGGTATAGCCTCACAGCCCACCCCTATCGAGAATCCAATATCCCCACCCAAGCAATCACATCAAGATTCTATCTATTATGCGCAATATCGTATCAATATCCGCAATATGCCCTCCAGTGAAGGAATGGTTATCTCTCGTGCAAGTGTAGGAGAGGCTTTAGAAGTGCTTGATTGGCAAGAGCAATGGAGCAAAGTAAGAAAACAATCAGGCGTAGAGGGTTATGTCGCCTCACGTCTTTTAACAAAACAAGAGAATCTTGAGGGAAAAGTATATATTGTCTCATCAACAACGCTTAATGTCCGCCTTAAGCCAGATACGCAAGCAGCTATTATTGGGCGTTTAAAGTATCATACACGTATTGCTGTGCTTGAGACACAAGGCGAGTGGGCGAAGATTCAACTCCCTAATAAACAATATGGCTATATCTCAACAAACTTTATTGCTAAAGAATAG
- a CDS encoding shikimate dehydrogenase, whose amino-acid sequence MLGFFAVYGNPIAHSKSPLLHNYAFAKCDINAYYGRILLENGEELYKSFESHHLNGANITIPFKEYAFSLCDEVRGVAKDIGACNTWVHDNGAIIGYNTDAQGFYECIKDYKIKNALIIGAGGSAKAVAMILKAYQIPTTIINRSDSKLTFFADKGFECSVSSAFKPNNTYDLIINTTSAGLNDTHLPCAKSQLEALFTHASYAFDLIYGKQTPFLHLASEFKLICSDGRAMLIHQAALAFELFSASMGVECESNAIATLMGEALP is encoded by the coding sequence ATGCTTGGATTTTTCGCAGTATATGGGAATCCTATCGCACATTCTAAATCCCCGCTTTTGCATAATTATGCCTTTGCAAAATGTGATATAAATGCCTATTACGGACGTATTTTGCTAGAAAATGGCGAGGAACTTTACAAGAGCTTTGAATCTCATCATTTAAATGGCGCAAATATCACCATTCCTTTTAAAGAATATGCCTTCAGCTTATGCGATGAGGTGCGTGGCGTGGCTAAGGACATAGGTGCGTGTAATACGTGGGTGCACGATAATGGCGCAATCATAGGCTACAACACAGACGCACAGGGTTTTTATGAGTGCATTAAAGACTATAAGATAAAAAATGCCCTTATTATCGGTGCGGGTGGATCGGCTAAGGCGGTAGCGATGATTCTAAAGGCATATCAAATCCCCACGACCATCATCAATCGCTCGGATTCTAAACTTACATTTTTTGCAGATAAAGGCTTTGAATGTAGTGTAAGTAGTGCATTTAAGCCAAATAACACGTATGATTTAATCATCAATACCACGAGTGCGGGGCTAAATGATACACATTTGCCTTGTGCTAAATCACAGCTTGAAGCGCTCTTTACCCACGCTTCTTATGCCTTTGATTTGATTTATGGGAAGCAAACGCCTTTTTTACATCTAGCAAGTGAATTTAAGCTTATTTGCAGTGATGGGAGAGCTATGCTTATCCATCAAGCCGCCCTTGCCTTTGAGCTTTTTAGTGCGAGTATGGGAGTTGAGTGTGAATCAAATGCCATTGCTACACTAATGGGCGAGGCTTTACCCTAA
- the gatC gene encoding Asp-tRNA(Asn)/Glu-tRNA(Gln) amidotransferase subunit GatC: protein MRIDEALLSRLERLSMIHINENKRQSMQTELTEILGFVENIASIEVPQDCFKEDLKTPLREDVPQDAAIAQDVLKNAPCVEDNFFIVPKIIE, encoded by the coding sequence ATGCGTATTGATGAAGCGTTACTATCGCGCTTAGAGCGACTTTCTATGATACATATTAATGAAAATAAGCGTCAAAGTATGCAAACAGAGCTAACAGAGATTCTAGGATTTGTAGAAAATATCGCAAGTATAGAAGTGCCGCAGGATTGTTTCAAAGAGGATTTAAAAACGCCATTAAGAGAAGATGTCCCACAAGATGCTGCTATCGCCCAAGATGTGCTTAAAAATGCGCCCTGTGTGGAAGATAACTTTTTCATCGTGCCCAAAATCATTGAATGA
- the ung gene encoding uracil-DNA glycosylase translates to MSIALDRVKIPPDWKSLLKDELLSPYFADIKAHYMAALQKGEVIYPKPKDIFTAFALTPLDSLKVIILGQDPYHGSAVINGELTPQAMGLSFSVPRGMKIPPSLQNIYKELERSLHIAPPTHGDLSGWARQGVLLLNAILSVRANVAASHQHFGWERFSDGVIKALSSHKTHLVFMLWGNYAKKKATLIDSTKHKIITAPHPSPLARGFIGSNVFIEANAYLAQNGISPIAWESLG, encoded by the coding sequence ATGAGTATCGCACTTGATAGGGTAAAGATTCCACCCGATTGGAAATCGCTCCTTAAAGATGAACTATTAAGCCCCTATTTTGCAGATATTAAAGCACATTATATGGCAGCCTTGCAAAAGGGAGAAGTCATCTATCCCAAGCCTAAAGATATATTTACCGCCTTTGCCCTCACGCCCTTAGATTCACTCAAAGTCATCATACTCGGGCAAGACCCCTATCACGGAAGCGCGGTAATAAATGGAGAGCTTACACCTCAAGCGATGGGCTTAAGCTTTAGTGTGCCACGTGGTATGAAGATTCCACCATCATTGCAAAATATCTATAAAGAACTAGAACGGAGTTTGCATATCGCTCCGCCTACACACGGAGATTTAAGCGGTTGGGCAAGACAGGGGGTGCTACTGCTCAATGCGATTTTAAGTGTTCGTGCCAATGTGGCAGCCTCCCATCAGCATTTTGGTTGGGAGCGATTTAGCGATGGCGTGATTAAGGCGCTTTCCTCACATAAAACACATTTGGTATTTATGTTATGGGGGAATTATGCGAAGAAAAAGGCGACTCTAATTGATAGCACAAAGCATAAGATTATCACCGCACCGCACCCTAGCCCTTTAGCTCGAGGATTCATAGGGAGCAATGTATTTATAGAGGCAAATGCCTATTTGGCACAAAATGGCATAAGTCCCATTGCTTGGGAATCTTTGGGATAG
- a CDS encoding metallophosphoesterase: MKILIFVGVIFAVLTLMKAYVYMRFMQHSAMINKCLGLGFLVLLATGEILLFVVRDSHFAHWQYLLVGSCVVLGYSLFLACLCVDMFRICAFLATKYQRRHSKHISRTASLNESVESTDAKAIASRRVFLRKIIDWSVATLFAYFSFKSLTNALSVPHIKEVYLKVPHLRRKMSIAMISDVHIGKTLGREFLEKVVARINALNVDIVVIVGDLVDDKIHLIKDDLEPLKDLQSVEGVYYVSGNHEYYHSIEPILAHLKTLNLRILNNTNTELENVNLVGVSDIAGEQFKLFPPDLNAAKQGINADKPSILLAHQPKFVRQNDVSEFDIVLCGHTHGGQVFPLSLLVWLDQHYIHGLYTLPNPKRTQLYVSSGVGFWGPAIRFLAPSEIVHLVLEGINSKNA; the protein is encoded by the coding sequence ATGAAGATTCTTATTTTTGTGGGTGTTATTTTTGCTGTGCTGACATTGATGAAAGCCTATGTGTATATGCGCTTTATGCAGCATAGTGCTATGATTAATAAATGCCTAGGGCTAGGCTTTTTAGTGCTTTTGGCAACAGGAGAGATTTTACTCTTTGTGGTGAGGGATTCACACTTTGCTCATTGGCAGTATTTGCTCGTAGGATCTTGTGTAGTGCTAGGGTATTCGCTTTTTTTAGCGTGTTTATGTGTGGATATGTTTAGAATCTGTGCTTTTTTAGCAACAAAATATCAAAGGCGACATTCTAAGCACATATCGCGCACAGCCTCCCTGAATGAGAGTGTAGAATCTACAGATGCTAAAGCTATTGCCTCTCGCCGCGTATTTTTACGCAAAATCATCGATTGGAGCGTAGCAACACTCTTTGCATACTTTAGCTTCAAAAGCCTCACAAACGCCCTAAGTGTGCCACATATCAAGGAAGTTTATTTAAAAGTCCCTCACTTAAGGCGCAAAATGAGTATTGCGATGATAAGCGATGTGCATATAGGCAAGACATTAGGCAGAGAATTCTTAGAAAAAGTTGTAGCTCGTATCAATGCACTTAATGTCGATATTGTCGTTATTGTAGGGGATTTAGTCGATGATAAAATACATCTTATCAAAGATGATTTAGAGCCGCTAAAAGATTTGCAAAGTGTGGAAGGCGTGTATTATGTATCGGGTAATCACGAGTATTATCACAGCATCGAGCCAATTTTAGCTCATCTTAAAACACTTAATCTTCGCATTTTGAATAATACCAATACAGAGCTTGAAAATGTGAATCTTGTAGGGGTAAGCGATATAGCAGGAGAGCAATTTAAGCTATTCCCTCCTGATTTGAATGCAGCAAAGCAGGGAATAAATGCAGATAAGCCAAGTATATTACTCGCGCATCAGCCAAAATTCGTGCGACAAAATGATGTGAGTGAATTTGATATTGTGCTGTGCGGACATACGCACGGCGGGCAAGTGTTCCCACTTTCTTTGCTTGTGTGGTTAGACCAGCATTATATACACGGGCTTTATACATTGCCTAATCCCAAACGTACCCAACTTTATGTGAGTAGCGGCGTGGGCTTTTGGGGACCGGCTATCCGCTTTCTTGCTCCAAGCGAAATCGTGCATTTAGTGCTAGAAGGCATAAATTCTAAAAATGCTTAA
- a CDS encoding malic enzyme-like NAD(P)-binding protein: protein MDLETLKAAYPEALKYHKGGKVSTAPRKRLRSIDELGLAYTPGVAVPCKQIEANPLSAYDYTSKSNLVAVISNGTAVLGLGDIGAVASKPVMEGKAILFKTFADVDAFDIEVNEKDVDKFVAVVKAIAPTFGGINLEDIKAPECFEIESRLIKELDIPVMHDDQHGTAIISTAATINALHLVNKKAEDIKVVVFGAGAAAIACAKMYKALGVKNLVMFDSKGAISADRTDLNAMKQEFVCKENYKSFKDALSEADVLLGLSKGNLLVADDIMGMNASPLIFALSNPIPEIMPDVVKKARPDAIIATGRSDFPNQINNVIGFPFIFKGALKVRASKINEEMKFAAARAIAELAREPITEKLEVLLKKKMQFGVDYIIPSAFDERLIDIVPNAVAEAAIKSGVARI from the coding sequence ATGGATTTAGAAACACTCAAAGCCGCTTACCCTGAGGCTTTAAAGTATCATAAAGGTGGGAAAGTCAGCACTGCCCCACGCAAGCGATTGCGCTCTATTGATGAATTAGGATTAGCTTATACGCCCGGTGTGGCAGTGCCTTGCAAGCAGATTGAAGCAAATCCTTTAAGTGCTTATGATTATACTTCTAAAAGCAATCTTGTAGCTGTTATTAGTAATGGCACAGCTGTGCTTGGGCTTGGCGATATTGGCGCGGTAGCGAGCAAGCCCGTTATGGAAGGAAAGGCGATTTTATTCAAAACATTTGCCGATGTTGATGCCTTTGATATTGAAGTGAATGAAAAAGATGTGGATAAGTTTGTCGCTGTGGTAAAGGCAATTGCCCCTACATTTGGCGGCATTAATTTAGAAGATATTAAAGCTCCTGAATGCTTTGAGATAGAATCCCGTTTGATTAAAGAACTTGATATACCCGTTATGCACGATGACCAGCACGGCACAGCTATTATCTCCACTGCAGCTACCATTAATGCTCTGCATTTAGTTAATAAAAAGGCGGAAGATATTAAAGTCGTTGTATTTGGGGCAGGAGCAGCAGCGATAGCCTGTGCGAAAATGTATAAAGCACTTGGCGTGAAAAATCTCGTGATGTTTGATTCTAAGGGGGCTATTAGTGCGGATAGGACAGACTTAAATGCTATGAAACAAGAATTTGTTTGCAAGGAGAACTATAAGTCTTTTAAAGACGCACTTAGTGAAGCAGATGTGCTACTTGGGCTTTCAAAGGGCAATTTATTGGTGGCTGATGATATTATGGGTATGAATGCCTCTCCGCTCATTTTTGCCCTAAGCAATCCTATCCCTGAAATTATGCCTGATGTGGTTAAAAAAGCCCGACCTGATGCGATAATAGCAACAGGTCGAAGTGATTTCCCTAATCAAATCAATAATGTCATTGGTTTCCCTTTTATCTTTAAGGGTGCGCTTAAAGTGAGGGCGAGTAAGATTAATGAAGAAATGAAATTTGCCGCTGCAAGGGCGATAGCCGAACTTGCACGAGAACCTATCACGGAAAAATTAGAAGTGCTTTTAAAGAAAAAAATGCAATTTGGAGTGGATTATATTATCCCCTCTGCGTTTGACGAACGTCTTATCGATATTGTGCCTAATGCTGTGGCAGAGGCGGCTATCAAAAGTGGTGTAGCGAGGATATAA
- a CDS encoding NAD(P)-binding domain-containing protein — protein MSKIYDVGVIGCGPAGISAAIECINKNLSVIVCEKGESHNMSIRKFYKEGKRVDKDYKGQVVELKGSIDFKDGNRESTLSFFDEILSPVEVAYQSDVESITPLSDNEGFSINTTDNRSYKARFVIISIGKMGQPNKPSYPFPSSMRKRINFNANDAQGTEKILVVGGGNSAVEYAYDLAQNIQNSGSVTLNYRRTEFARINDTNAMQLKEAITKGVLQTKLGIDILSLEDDSGIVGVNFSDGSKESYERVIYAIGGASPVDFLKKCGIQTDEKGVPTSSNLWESNVKNIFVAGDIALKTGGSIAAGLQHGYEIAQEIAKRHRV, from the coding sequence ATGAGCAAAATATATGATGTAGGCGTAATAGGCTGTGGTCCAGCGGGCATAAGCGCAGCCATAGAGTGTATAAATAAAAATTTAAGTGTTATCGTATGCGAAAAGGGCGAAAGCCATAATATGAGTATTCGTAAATTTTACAAAGAAGGCAAACGCGTGGATAAAGACTACAAGGGGCAGGTAGTGGAGCTTAAAGGCAGTATTGACTTTAAAGATGGCAATAGGGAATCAACACTTAGTTTTTTTGATGAGATTCTCTCTCCTGTTGAGGTTGCCTATCAAAGCGATGTAGAATCTATCACACCACTTAGCGATAATGAGGGATTTTCTATAAATACAACGGATAATCGTAGCTATAAAGCACGATTTGTTATCATAAGCATTGGCAAAATGGGGCAGCCCAATAAGCCAAGCTATCCTTTTCCTTCCTCTATGAGAAAACGTATCAACTTTAATGCCAATGACGCACAAGGCACAGAGAAGATTCTTGTCGTGGGTGGTGGTAATTCAGCAGTAGAATATGCCTATGATTTAGCTCAAAATATCCAAAATAGCGGAAGTGTAACGCTTAATTATCGTCGCACAGAATTTGCACGCATTAATGATACCAATGCTATGCAGCTTAAAGAAGCCATTACAAAAGGTGTGCTTCAAACAAAACTAGGCATTGATATTCTAAGCCTTGAGGATGATAGTGGTATCGTGGGCGTAAATTTTAGCGATGGGAGCAAAGAGAGCTATGAGCGTGTGATTTATGCTATTGGCGGGGCAAGTCCTGTGGATTTTCTCAAAAAATGTGGCATACAAACAGATGAAAAGGGTGTGCCTACAAGTTCAAATCTTTGGGAAAGCAATGTGAAAAATATTTTTGTCGCAGGGGATATTGCCCTAAAAACAGGCGGTTCTATCGCTGCAGGTCTGCAGCACGGATATGAAATTGCCCAAGAGATTGCAAAAAGACATAGAGTATAA
- the ccoS gene encoding cbb3-type cytochrome oxidase assembly protein CcoS — protein sequence MNTGIIAVMLGVSLILGLFGLLAFIWGLKNGQFDDANKMMQGVLFDSVEDLNLAARADKKQNTLHSNTKGENNEQNI from the coding sequence ATGAATACAGGAATAATTGCGGTTATGTTGGGCGTTTCTCTCATACTTGGTTTATTTGGGCTTCTTGCTTTTATATGGGGGCTTAAGAATGGACAATTTGATGACGCAAATAAGATGATGCAGGGTGTGCTTTTTGATTCTGTAGAAGATTTGAATCTTGCCGCAAGAGCTGATAAAAAACAAAATACATTACATTCAAATACAAAAGGAGAAAATAATGAGCAAAATATATGA